A genomic segment from Capra hircus breed San Clemente chromosome 7, ASM170441v1, whole genome shotgun sequence encodes:
- the PFN3 gene encoding profilin-3, whose amino-acid sequence MGDWKGYISAVLRDQRIDDVAIVGHSDNRCVWASRPGGLLAAISPQEVGVLTGPDRSTFLQAGLCVAGRRCCVIRDHLLAEGDGVLDARTKGLDGRAICVGHTPRALLVLMGRRGVHGGILNKTMHELIHGLRAQGT is encoded by the coding sequence ATGGGCGACTGGAAAGGTTACATCAGTGCAGTGCTTCGGGACCAGCGCATCGATGACGTGGCCATCGTGGGCCACTCGGACAATCGTTGCGTGTGGGCCTCGCGGCCTGGGGGCCTGCTGGCGGCCATCTCACCGCAGGAGGTGGGTGTGCTCACCGGGCCAGACCGGAGCACCTTCCTGCAGGCGGGGCTGTGCGTGGCGGGCCGCCGTTGCTGCGTCATCCGAGACCACCTGCTGGCCGAGGGAGACGGAGTGCTGGACGCGCGCACCAAGGGTCTGGACGGGCGCGCCATCTGCGTGGGCCACACGCCTCGGGCGCTCCTCGTGCTCATGGGCCGGCGGGGCGTGCATGGGGGCATTCTCAACAAGACGATGCACGAGCTGATCCATGGGCTGCGCGCGCAGGGCACCTAG